agtcttcttgaacaggtgggggtacttttctttgaactggtcttcgcgttcccacgtgtactcgggtccgtgtttagagttccaacgtactttgacaagtttgacagtgctcctcctggtcttgttgactttccagtctgtaacctcGACGGGTTGTTCTATAAATCGGAGGGTGTCGTCAATATgtacttcatccgcagggatgatcgtGTTTTCTTGTgtaggactcttcttgaggttggatacatggaacgtgTCATGTACTCCATtcagttcttccggtaattccaacttgtatgctatgGTACTAATCCTTTCTAAGATCTTGAATGGCCTaatgtatcgtggattcaactttccacgttttccgaatcttactacgcccttccaaggtgagaccttcaacaataccttgtctcccacctcgaattccaatggttttcttcttcgatcagcgtagctcttttgtcgatctcgagccgccttaatgcgctctcggatctgcgtaatcttgtcggttgtctcttatacaagttcaggaccaaccattcgcttgtctccagcgtctgcccaacataagggcgatcggcacttgcggccatacagagcttcgaaagGTGCGGCTTTGATGCTTGTATGATAattgttattgtaggaaaactcaactaaaggtagatgagtatcctagctgccgcctaggtccatgacacatgcgcgaagcatatcttctaacgtttgtatggttcgttcgctctggccatctgtttgtggatggaatgccgtgcttagatctagctgagatccaaaggcttcctgaaaggattgccagattcttgagacaaagcgtccatctctgtctgaaatgattgagataggcactccatgacgtgccacaatttcttttaagtatatctcagcaagctttccagtgctatccttctctcggattggtaggaaatgcgcagatttcgttaatcgatcaactattacccatatcatgtcatgtcctctaggggtcctgggtaatttcgttatgaagtccatcgagatttgctcccatttccacatgggtatctctggctgttgtagtaggccagatggtttctgatattcagccttaaccttagcacagattaagcactttccaacgtagacagcaacatcgcttttaagtctcggccaccaatagtattcttttaagtcttgatacatcttgtccgatcctggatggattaagtatctcgatttatgcgcttcatcaaggatgacttctcgaataccgccatagagtggaacccaaatacgcttcttaaagtataaggatccctcttcatttggcgccatgtacttcaatgcaccccggaggtattcagctttacggttttccatattaagggcttcttgttgtgcgtcacgaatacgtgaagtgaggttcgttcgaatagtcatttccaatgctcgaacccttagggtcttaaccctttcttttcgacttaaagcgtccgctacaacgtttgcctttccaggatggtacttaatctcacagtcataatcatttagcagctcgacccatcgccgttggcgcatgttcagttccttctgatcaaatatgtgttgtagacttttgtggtctgtgaagatcgtacatcgagtaccatataaataatgtcgccagatcttcaaggcgaataccactgcgccgagttccaagtcgtgcgtggtataattcttttcatgtacctttaaTTGTCTCGAAGCATATGCGATGACTTTCTGGcattgcatgagcacacaacccaagccttgtcgtgaagcgtcacagtataccatgaagtcttcagtgccttcgggtaaggatagtattggtgcatcgcatagcttatttttgagaagctggaaggcttcttcctgcttgtcaccccattcgtacttcttgtctttctgcgtaagggcaGTTAGCGGTTGAACTATCttcgagaaattctcgatgaaccgtcgataatagcctgctaagcccaaaaattaTCGAACTTCAGTTGgagttttgggggcttcccaattctttatggcttctatCTTGGATGGGTccacatgaatgcccttctcgttTACAACGTGACCCAGAAACTGTACTTCgtgaatccagaattcgcattttgagaaccttgcataaagtttctctttcttcaggagttccaagaTGGTTCtgagatgttgctcatgttcttctttcgttcgggaataaatcaagatatcatcgataaatacaatcacgaatttatcgaggtatggtttgcatacgcggttcatcaggtccataaataccgctggcgcgttcgtcagcccaaatggCATCACCAGGAattcgtaatgcccatagcgtgttctgaatgcagtctttggaacgctttcctcttgtatccttaactgatggtatccagatcgaagatcgatcttggaatagtagctcgatccttgcaactgatcaaataagtcatcaatcctcggtaatggataccgattcttgatagtgagcttgttcagttctctgtaatctatacacatccgcagtgttccatccttcttcttcatgaACAGTacgggagctccccaaggtgagaagcttggccttatgaatcctttatccaacaactcctggagttgtgtagataattcttgcatttagGATGGCgcaagccgatagggtgccttggctacaggagcggctcctggaaccaagtctatacggaattcgacttgtcgttgcggaggtagtcctgacagatcttcgggaaaaacatcagggaattctctcaccacaggaatgtctttgATTCTCAGCTCcacagccttcttatctacaacgtgtgctaggaaagcgacacatcctttccttaagcacttctgtgccttcatacaactgatgattcgcagaggcgcgtctcgtttttctccatgtacgatgagagtttcatcattcgccaaagggatgcgaatgattttctcatgacaaataacttcagctgtgtgcttggacaaccagtccattccaaccactacatcgaagctacccaattgaataggtaagagatcGATGCTAAATCTTCATTCACCAAGCTCTAAtgtgcagcctctaacaacttcgcccgattcaacaagtttaccattggctagctctatagaataaggaatatctaatctactagattctattccaagcatgcgtttaaattccacagacatgaagctatagtcggcaccagtgtcaaataatatggatgcaaagtgattgttaatgagaaacgtaccggtgaccacattagggtcctcgcgCGCGTTCCTTGCTTCAATCACAAATGatcgagcctgagcattgtttctctttgggcaatctttcatgaaatgttcattgcttccacaactgaagcatccttggtttctcCCAGCTTCTTTTCCAACCTGGTTATCattgccatttccatttccaccctcGTTCCCATTACCAGCACCGTTAcggtttccattcccgttccTATTACCATTACCATTGCGGCCTCTAATACCTTTACCCCAACAATCCTCGGTACGGTGGCCTGACTTTCCGCAGTTTTCGCACTTCCCAACGCGACAATTTCCCACATGGTGAAAGCCACAGCGgttacacttgggcagagtgccctgaTATTTCTTAGCTCCAGACTCATTTGCAGCTGTGAAGGTTTTTGCCTCCCTAGGTGGGTTAGTGTCACGCTTCTTCTTGTTCGAACCCTTGTTGTTGCTGCGGGTTGCTTGGCTCAGATTTGAATGCTTCCTCTTCTTGTCaccagacgactcagcatgcgtctcggtcttttCTGTTGGGTTCAGCGATAGCTTCTTCATACGAACcgcatcttcagtaaggctgacagcaaGAGTcacagcctcagtgattgttgcggGCTTGGCCGAAGGTACTAAACTGCGAAATTCCGGggccaatccccagatgtagcgttcaacgcgttTAAATTCAGGTGTTACCATGTAGGGGATCACCCTTGACAGATCATGGAACCTTCAAGTATAACCAGTGATATCAGCACCCTCCATGGTCAgatgccagaactcagtctccaacctttggagttcagcacgtGAGCAATACTTTTCCCTCATACGTTCCTTTAGCTCATCCCAAGTTAGGCCATAAgcggcatcatcacccagagtttgaacttgcaagttccaccaagtcagagcttcatcgataaacaacccagtagcaaaagtgacttgttgattcgcggtacacttgctcatgcggatagtggcttcagtcttttccgtccagcgtacaaacgccactgctcctccagtgccatcgtagttcagtggtttgcagtcgaggaactgcttgaaggtgcagcctgtaaTTGGTCCAACCAATTCACTTGtgagcaatcgaagaaataatgaaacaaagaccgttcataaatttctccatgcttagcaaattgtcttaaggttaccttgagctgcgtttcctccagacgaatctccatgtccgttacgtctagcattgcttggtcctccactgtcttCGGTGCGGTttgcctcgtactgggcgatagctgcggagatcctttcttccagtagagcgttcagctcttcagcagtctttggcagtgggggaggaggaggttgatcacgagcgttcacagctcttctgggtgccatgttctgacagaacataacacaatagggttaggcatttgtttgatatcgtcatacgagacagtagcagtatatatatatatatatacgcaggcatataacacataagtgacatcaaacaatccgcgcaatgcataaatcaattcatacagcaacaTGCATGTATAATTAGGAAAACACCTTACTTcacattggcggttcttgtctttataccctaagtCATTACTCCAAAGAGTGTACATTTGACGTTTTTcttgtactgagggaatctatacgtgataagactcgctgtggtttctgtgcactgaattccataattatgtatgcatccataattacctaactccttgcacagtccgcacagttcgtttcatcctcgtatctcttccttcagATAGGTCACTGTTTTCAGGCAAAGTCACATATATTTGTGACATTCTATTTCTAGCATATGTATATATCAactatcacacataattgcaattAATTCTTAATCACAGATATGTGCTactccagtgcaccctaagtctcatAGTGTCTCTTCTTGACTCTTTGTAAatagtttcaggtagtggatgtcgtgggacgttttatgcaatgaaaactttttgaaaaattgttttcgtgaaaggatcctagagattgtagactagactcgagaaggaatcctggttcactacaatcgcagctctgataccaatctgtcacacccctttctgcggtggaagcacgaggtgtgatcatgaaaggttctcattgcatacgaaaggtaaacatactacatgctcgtaaaaataacttcaaattccaaacatttcataatttgaaaacataagtCTAGTGTTTACATCGcgagatagcataaaacattgtcttaaaagtttacaactttatttaaacatagcatagacgacatccacaagcatgagtaagaccgcgcgcacatccacctttagttacctgaaatacatgtgagttttggaaaaatcgtcaacataatgttggtgtgaattcatgcagtaattgttttgaatgtttaaaatactcgaatgaaaacatagtatgaaacttgtagaatgtatgaatgtttgaatgtaacttgtaaaacgtatctgtaactgagtactatgattgtttgaatgtgtgagatcgctagtggtttgcaaggccactaacatgtgtcacgacataggaagccaccaaacctaggcatttttgtcgaatttgactgagacacagaagcactcactggtagaagtaggccaagagtggggttgcctgaaacccattagatctaaccttttgttctgcggcctgaatgtatacgttgattaatggtgcttatggtaccctattcgagacatgatctagaatgtttcacttaaatgtttttgtactccatcataccatttgtaaacattataacagttgtaacatgtatttcacccccgaagttataaaaccaaaaacagctaaagaaaagggggagcatgaactcacaactttgcgttccttgcgtcgtaaacttcaccggttttGCTTATaatgcgtcgtgacctaaacgtgttttattatcgttagtcactagacttgtatcgcacaagcacaagtcaccatcttttatgtatttgttcttgtgttaaaaataatttatatttttaactaagtgtcttcttatattattttctcaacaaTGAATATAagtttcttgtattttgcacccgaattatgtatcttgtacgtagtatgtgtatttttgtgtttttacttcTCAAGAGTATTTAGTGCAtgttcaagtcctaatacactatcacgtataatacctattacatacacttagcacaaaatttggtgataaataaatatacatatttttctcaaaaatatataaacttattatCAATTTtagtcttgaagaaatcatcatttctttaCTTGAAGTTTACACAAAatttagggaaaccttggtaaatatttttagggaataagttccccaaaaacttatattttcctAAATGtcaaaattctatagaaattttgacagagtttcccctacaaatggaggtttcccatgttttcaaaacatgtgtttattttcttttaaactcatcatcaatcaattttcaacaacaatcatcaacaacatataCAAATTTCTTCATATGAAACTTCATGGTGAACTTGATTCTTGTTAAATATGCgtagtcttttagatctacactttACGTAAGGTGATCTTTCCAAAAATAAGTGTCCTTGTAAACTTTAACCAACTTTTTATAAGACTCTATTTTTCTAACCAACTCATCCATGAGTTTAATTTTTTCAAGGTTTGTAAATCATGTTTCTAAAACCACCTTTATGTTCATTAGAAAGATCATTATTTTTAATCTCATGTTTacccatggatctttcaagatccatgcttaatatctttagatatctcaaaaacaagttttatgttatatttttaacAAACTTTCCATGAGTTTTAGTTTCAAAAATTAATTCTACACATACTTTGTCACTTCAAATTTATAAGTTTATGCACAAAAATAATATGTCAAGTTCACATTATGCTTCACGTGTTCAccttcaagtttaaccatggatcctTCAAGATCCATGTTTAAACTTGGTAGATCTTAGCTTTAACATACATGATCTAATTATAAGAGCAAGATACCACATCAACAACTTCATTACACACACTAAAATTTCATGTAGTCACATTTTTTCTTCATAAATATGTTAGATCTTCTCATTTTTAACATTAgaagttaagttgtttagatggtgaaacttgtacataacataaacatgacatAAATCAAAGTGTAGAGAGGGGATCTTGGGCCGTAGCTTGAAgggaggaaaagaaaaggaaggagGTGATGGTGTTTGTGAGGTAAGAGAATGGTGAACTCATGGTTATTTATAATAATTTTCCAACATCTCTTTACACCATGTGTATTATGTTCCTATCCTTCCAACATGATCTTATAAAATAATCAAATTAAATCAAAGAAAATTTTGGTGTGGGGCCATGTTTGTAACCGTCCCAAGTGGGGGGGGGGTATCTAGTTGGGTTTTGATGATAAGTGAAGTGTTTAGTTAGGAATCTAAGTATATTAGTTAGTGTTTATGTATATTTGACATTATATAATGTGTTAGGGTGTCCGGGCATCATAATTAGCTTGGTAATGTCAGAACAATACTTCtaataatattttgatgttccgggtaatatccggttgttcggttttataccggttcgttaaagtgctaaattgcatcGTTTAGTGCCCTTTAAGTACTCTTTTGTAACACtttcgattcccgacacttagggaaatattctggataaTAAAACATGAATTCTGCATATTATTTCAGTGTCATAATGCTAATtatagctgaatttaataaaattctgcacttaaagtgcgtttcgggtgctttttagtgtatattttagtccccggaaagtctatatgttaacccttgtatgtactcttgggttttcgtgtattcttgacgttggacctacacctaggccccaattctagtgtctgactgctttctgcagagttGTTGGCATATTGTgttttaccggtgagtttactagtatttctgacgcaacgctcttgttaatgcataaagcaattcttgtagtataaaacgtgcatgaattcacttgtatatcATGTAATCAAACAATGTTGACATTTGAGCATATAATTTCGGTCATtgaataataattaaagtgtacgaaAATTACCGGTTCGGTGCCAGTTGTCACTATCTCAGAATagactcccgtatccagactactatattcagtcttacaggtgagtgcacactaatgatatctgttaTGGGGTAGATGCGaagccatgagagctcaggtcagaactttcgttcgtgcagagagatgatggctcgactttaggtgggtcccctttaggagatcttttttacaacagcacatgattagcatttttcaatgtttcatcatttttgtactgagggctggctttaagattaaagcaaatgcaaagcattatacgaggactaggctattgctcccgcaaaatcagaagtcctggtataataccccagatatcttcacgtacaaagacctagtatgtcagaaatagcgtcgtctttcaaacaggatttcaggggttacctatatatccgagaaatgttccccacgaaataagcaagtttatgatttatgtttatatcccgatcaaatttactaactgtgtaaaaacctattagcacatcatcagcgagactgcttaacgctttataactttacatttctttagcatactgcaactgtctagctgatgtactatcattttcctttttacaacaaaactcattttgaaatttttcaatatttttgacatttttcagattttcgaatttttctaaaattttactccccctaaaatcaaaatatatttcaattttgattttctgggaagatttgaaaacaaactgtacaaacttgacaaactgATTTGAAtcgcttcaaatcgccatccacttgacataaacaatcagaactccccttacaacaaactatgtTCCCATTataatttcaaaacacttaagtttgttttaatcaaaatggtttttccggaaaaattagttttgttgttaccacttgtaggataggGGATCaactcatcacattgttttcttaaTCACATTCAACGAAAGTTagatcaagtacaatttaatgtccttgataaaacatttctcaagaaagatgccgattcctactccacacttaccaacctgggagttccggcaagtcaggtttttcatttgaagaGATACACCCAAGCCAGACgaaccttgggtgtttttgagTTATCATTACTCAATTTCTTTTCAATTTTTGGTTTTAAACTTCCGTTTGACAATGATGGAAattttgcatcatccattgtcttAATGGAATTATCACCTTTTACCTCACcacatggctcctctggctttgatgaaccagattcattgcctgaaCATGACTCCTTTGACTTTGACAAGTCAAAATCATTGCCAACAgctggctcctttgtttccggagaaacaaattcatcaccagGAAGTGAAAATTTCACTTTCTTTGTTTTGTAAATCCTTTGATTAACCTCTTTTTCTTTCTTCACTCtctcttctgtcctcagatttgtatctgatgaattcgttttacttgactgatgttggtgcactacatctgttgatttctcTTGAATCGAGTcattcattgtattgtatagattagggcgcgttttacgagaaaactggagagtatatgtgTTTAGGCAGttagtttcgctcatttggacatgaggttccgcttttctgtcattgtaaaggttccgcttatgtgtcatgtacacataagcgaaaccatgaggcctatatatagttgttcCCATGAGTGAAACAATAGAGAACCATTCCATTGTATTCCACgctgaagtgctgccggtgtgacgatcgagctgtaatcattgtcaaatcaataaaatcagtagattaagtgaagattcagctgtttctacctacatttcttgtaattccgcacctaaaacgtagttgaacgcctctgaacgactcaattgggtcagaacacgatcctacaagtggtatcagagcttgggaggaggagttctgcagagattagctggatttcatcatcatttcttacttctacaccttctttattCAATTCAGAAAATTTTCACGGTCGAAATCtactcaaaatttcacagactgtgcgaaattgaacatagacaaaccctggaaagtttcggatcaaaatacggactaaaaatggataaAATCACCTTCGGACTTGGTTCCGCTCTTTCGGACATagtgtagtttcgcttatttggataCATAGTTTCGCTCCTGTGTCATATTATTGAGAGGTTCTACTCCAAATTACTTAATAGTTTCGCTCTTGAGTCACATTAagtgaggtttcgctccaagtgtATCTTTGAGGTTCCGCTTTTAAGACACATCAGTAGTTTCGCTTCAAAGGTCATCAACAGGTTTCACTTCAAAGACACatcaaggtttcgcttatttgaacttAGCAGTTTCACTCCAAAGAACATCATTAGTTCCGCTTTTCTGAATTGTGGACATATCTGGTTTTGCTTTTGTGTACAAACATCAAGTTTCGCTTGAAAAACGTGCCAAGtaatcatggataccgagtttcATAACGCATTCgcaacaccgtctggtccagcCGCTGTTGTTCAAGCCATAAATATAGAAAACGAGaggggaaccacccaaaagcccccgaaattgatgaatatccaagaatattacgggtggaaagatagattcgagaactgggttcaggctaaCCATCTTAGATCTTGGGAATGCATATTaaagaaatacgtgttgcctcgaacagatttgcaggttcttaaagagttatcagagttcacggatcaggaacgggttatgtacaaagccgagaaaatgatgatcagtctgctgcaACAAGCAATCAAAGAGGACATTTTCATTTTgttacagcatgacaaaactgcaaagtcgatctgggatgcacttaaagtcaaatttgagggtagcgagaacatgataaaaagaaaaaaggCGCTGCTTAacaaagagtttgatttgttcagcagcttaccgggtgaagacacaaagaagttgattgagagatactgtcacctagtgcgatcaatgtcaatgttgagtattacgaaagatcgtgaagagtgggtggacAAGCTAGCCAATGCACtaccacagaaagaatggggaacgtatttgatgattatgaaaaacacgggtgtttatgaagACTTAACTATctctcagtttatcgaaaagattgaaagtcaggatctggaacagcagaagattgctaggatgaacagtccgagtggtcaacaggatgtaaagatgtattacaaaggcagtgttccggttccagaatctgaga
This is a stretch of genomic DNA from Helianthus annuus cultivar XRQ/B chromosome 16, HanXRQr2.0-SUNRISE, whole genome shotgun sequence. It encodes these proteins:
- the LOC110918910 gene encoding N66 matrix protein-like, which produces MVTPEFKRVERYIWGLAPEFRSLVPSAKPATITEAVTLAVSLTEDAVRMKKLSLNPTEKTETHAESSGDKKRKHSNLSQATRSNNKGSNKKKRDTNPPREAKTFTAANESGAKKYQGTLPKCNRCGFHHVGNCRVGKCENCGKSGHRTEDCWGKGIRGRNGNGNRNGNGNRNGAGNGNEGGNGNGNDNQIKARFSDPDATESQDTIQNL